One Mixta gaviniae genomic window carries:
- the mltC gene encoding membrane-bound lytic murein transglycosylase MltC, with protein sequence MKKKLIALLVIAPLLVSCSGSKKEAFHEEWVKDTNGFDILMGQFAHNIENIWGINEVLIAGPKDYVKYSDNYYTRSHINFEKGSITIETITGTDPAASLRQAIITTLLIGEDPGNVDLYSDANDVQLSKEPLLYGQVLDNTGQPIRWQGRAASFADYLIQNKLQRRVSGLHVIWSVTIPMVPNHLDKRAHKYLPIVRKAAEKYNVDASLILAIMQIESSFNPYAVSHSDALGLMQVVQHSAGLDVFRMKGKWGKPSRSYLFDPENNIDTGTAYLSILQDNYLAGIANPVSRRYAVITAYNGGAGSVLRVFSSDKDRAFAQINALSPNEVYQTLTTRHPSAESRRYLYKVSNAQRSYHRF encoded by the coding sequence ATGAAAAAAAAACTGATTGCCTTGCTAGTGATAGCACCGCTGCTGGTTTCCTGTTCAGGCAGCAAAAAAGAAGCGTTCCATGAAGAGTGGGTAAAAGACACCAACGGCTTTGACATTTTGATGGGTCAGTTTGCCCACAACATCGAAAATATCTGGGGTATCAATGAAGTCCTGATCGCGGGTCCGAAGGATTACGTTAAGTACAGCGATAATTACTACACTCGCAGCCATATCAACTTCGAAAAAGGCTCGATCACTATCGAGACCATTACCGGCACCGATCCGGCCGCCAGCCTGCGCCAGGCGATCATCACCACCCTGCTGATCGGCGAAGATCCGGGTAATGTCGATCTTTACTCCGACGCCAACGATGTGCAGCTCAGCAAAGAGCCGCTGCTCTATGGCCAGGTGCTGGACAATACCGGCCAGCCGATCCGCTGGCAGGGACGCGCCGCCAGCTTCGCCGATTACCTGATCCAGAATAAGCTGCAGCGCCGCGTTTCCGGCCTGCATGTGATCTGGTCGGTAACCATTCCGATGGTGCCGAACCACCTCGACAAGCGCGCCCACAAATATCTGCCGATAGTGCGTAAGGCAGCAGAGAAATATAACGTTGATGCCTCGCTGATTCTGGCGATTATGCAGATCGAATCGAGCTTCAACCCCTATGCGGTCAGTCATTCCGACGCGCTGGGGCTGATGCAGGTAGTGCAGCATTCGGCGGGCCTTGACGTGTTCCGTATGAAAGGGAAATGGGGCAAGCCGAGCCGTAGCTACCTGTTCGATCCGGAAAACAATATCGATACCGGCACCGCCTATCTGTCGATTCTGCAGGATAACTACCTGGCGGGCATCGCCAATCCGGTATCGCGCCGCTATGCGGTGATCACCGCCTACAACGGCGGCGCCGGTAGCGTGCTGCGGGTCTTCTCCAGCGATAAGGATCGCGCTTTCGCGCAGATTAACGCCCTGTCGCCGAATGAGGTTTACCAAACCCTGACCACCCGCCATCCTTCGGCGGAATCGCGCCGCTACCTTTATAAGGTCAGCAACGCCCAGCGTAGCTACCACCGCTTCTGA
- a CDS encoding filamentous hemagglutinin N-terminal domain-containing protein, with amino-acid sequence MNKFKFNYLFLSVTLITGSVATAEAAVTPDAQVRQEINKMTNANGSETVNINAPSASGISHNKYSRFDINDKGLILNNSKDRSLTAVAGVIAGNRNLNESAPARVILNEVTSSQASRLEGNLEVAGQQAHVIIANPNGITCNGCDFINTSRNTLTTGKPVFNNGELSGFQVEKGAITITAAGMKDKYSEYTDLIGRYVAVNGGVAANNLTIVAGRNEHVSIANGGVTTSSTLNDSGAEVLIDVSALGSMYANKITMVANNNGVGVRNAGLISAASNLHISARGDISNERGAILSDAGIVLNSESRIKNQGGLISAPVVGLKAQALINDNATVGNFLLNKTYEGRVESHFALLNVENKIANAGKLLATDYMNISARELENTNGNIISGGSLNITADSISNISSGGFSDDKPDLTTGILSQGDVNINAASLINNGQIYAINDIAITTNELDTKQGHIQAANNAVLDVKNTLHMADAVIGTGRDLTINAGNVNNDINTTFLWLFQKKETKQGKISAGGDLAYHVGQSLSNHNAIAANGAVSITAAGAVHNLSAISGNSLSLRAGEVKNAGWLTAADWLSVEADTSLINDGVMKGAHSLVLSAPVVKNSGTIESASSLIYAPSFYNSGTLAPGFNIISTLRPHAADRTEADTTVDVDAQPLALRRN; translated from the coding sequence ATGAATAAATTTAAGTTTAATTATCTGTTCCTTAGCGTCACGCTTATTACCGGTAGCGTCGCGACGGCAGAGGCGGCGGTAACACCAGACGCTCAAGTCCGCCAGGAAATCAATAAAATGACCAACGCTAACGGCTCTGAAACGGTCAATATCAATGCCCCTTCCGCCAGCGGCATTTCACATAATAAATATTCGCGCTTCGACATTAACGATAAAGGGTTGATTCTGAATAACAGCAAAGATCGCTCGCTGACCGCCGTCGCCGGCGTGATTGCCGGCAACCGCAACCTGAATGAAAGCGCGCCGGCGCGCGTCATCCTGAATGAGGTCACCTCCTCGCAGGCCAGCAGGCTGGAGGGCAACCTGGAGGTAGCCGGCCAGCAAGCGCATGTCATTATCGCCAACCCTAACGGCATTACCTGCAACGGCTGCGATTTCATCAATACCAGCCGCAATACGCTCACCACCGGCAAACCGGTGTTCAACAACGGTGAGCTAAGCGGTTTTCAGGTAGAGAAAGGCGCCATCACCATTACCGCCGCCGGTATGAAAGATAAATACAGCGAATACACCGATCTGATTGGCCGCTACGTTGCGGTTAACGGCGGCGTAGCGGCGAATAACCTGACGATTGTCGCCGGACGCAACGAACATGTCAGTATTGCCAATGGCGGCGTGACCACCAGCAGCACGCTCAACGATAGCGGTGCTGAGGTACTGATTGACGTCAGCGCGCTGGGCAGTATGTACGCCAATAAGATCACCATGGTCGCCAACAATAACGGCGTCGGCGTGCGTAACGCCGGGCTGATCAGCGCAGCTTCCAATCTCCATATCAGCGCGCGGGGCGATATCAGCAATGAACGGGGCGCCATCCTCTCAGACGCCGGCATAGTATTAAACAGCGAAAGCCGGATAAAAAATCAGGGTGGCCTGATCTCTGCGCCGGTGGTCGGTCTGAAAGCGCAAGCGTTGATTAACGATAACGCCACCGTCGGCAACTTTTTGCTGAATAAAACCTACGAAGGCAGAGTGGAAAGTCATTTCGCCTTGCTTAACGTAGAAAATAAGATCGCCAACGCCGGAAAACTTCTCGCCACCGATTATATGAATATCAGCGCCCGTGAGCTGGAAAACACCAACGGTAACATTATCAGTGGCGGATCGCTGAATATCACCGCCGACAGCATTAGCAATATCTCCTCGGGCGGCTTTAGCGATGACAAACCGGATCTGACAACCGGCATCCTCAGCCAGGGCGACGTGAATATTAACGCCGCAAGCCTGATAAATAACGGGCAGATCTATGCGATAAACGATATCGCGATTACCACCAATGAGCTGGATACCAAACAGGGGCATATTCAGGCAGCGAATAACGCCGTGCTGGATGTAAAAAATACGCTGCATATGGCGGACGCGGTGATCGGCACCGGCCGCGATCTCACTATTAACGCGGGTAACGTGAACAATGATATCAACACCACTTTCCTCTGGCTGTTCCAGAAAAAAGAGACGAAGCAGGGCAAGATCAGCGCGGGCGGCGATCTCGCTTACCACGTCGGGCAATCACTCAGCAATCATAACGCCATCGCGGCGAACGGCGCGGTATCGATAACGGCGGCGGGCGCCGTCCATAATCTCAGCGCTATCAGCGGCAACAGCCTCTCGCTGCGCGCCGGGGAGGTAAAAAACGCCGGCTGGCTAACCGCCGCTGATTGGCTGAGTGTGGAGGCTGACACTTCGCTGATCAACGACGGCGTGATGAAAGGCGCCCATAGCCTCGTGCTGAGCGCGCCGGTAGTGAAAAACAGCGGCACGATTGAATCAGCCTCGTCGCTGATCTATGCGCCCTCTTTCTATAACTCCGGCACCCTTGCGCCCGGCTTTAACATCATCAGTACGCTGCGCCCCCATGCTGCCGACCGGACCGAAGCCGATACGACGGTCGACGTTGACGCCCAGCCGCTGGCCCTGCGCCGTAACTAA
- a CDS encoding ShlB/FhaC/HecB family hemolysin secretion/activation protein: MGYWLLFPALLILPVRSFASSAAVMIEQQSLHQQAQQKARQQSLATTGRAVQGSVTADGDEAGAFIDTEECLKITRIRLENQHDLPFWLSLQRIADRAVGRCLNAPNVRHLVRLLENRMMKAGYITSRVSVPQQQAGDGDLRLRIDIGRVGNIAFSTGSSDNVRLAAALPLHPGDRLDLRAVEQGLENMQRIPHADVAIQLAPGARPGSSDITITRRQSRGWRAAFWLDDAGSRYTGRYQGGVAFYLDNPLALNDLFYLSCSRTLDNQPQRGSRSYALWYSAPYGYWLLDLYASANRYSQPLSGDLADYAWRGNSDNLSVQLGRLLHRDATQKTTLSARVSQRRYRYFLNDTEIALQQKTLTHLHLALAHRHYLLNGAVDATLGLQRNTPWFGSRPTAEMRYSGYHRAGRLATLDLQAWLPFQLAGGSMSYQPRLLLQAAPDKLVTQDRFSIGGRWSVRGFDGERSLTGSSGWFLSHTLTLDLPQRDRQLYIGADYGRILRRDDGAEPGKELAGGVVGLRGERWRTGYHLFAGAPLWKPAGFRTNALTLGFHLQWEY; this comes from the coding sequence ATGGGTTACTGGCTGCTATTTCCGGCATTGCTGATCTTGCCCGTCCGATCTTTTGCCAGCTCCGCCGCAGTAATGATTGAACAGCAGAGCCTGCATCAGCAGGCGCAGCAAAAAGCGCGGCAGCAAAGCCTGGCCACCACCGGCCGCGCGGTTCAGGGAAGCGTAACGGCTGATGGCGACGAGGCGGGCGCTTTTATTGATACCGAAGAGTGTCTGAAAATCACCCGGATCCGCCTCGAAAACCAGCACGACCTCCCCTTTTGGCTCTCTTTGCAGCGCATTGCAGATCGGGCGGTTGGCCGCTGCCTGAATGCGCCGAACGTGCGCCATCTCGTGCGCCTGCTGGAAAACCGTATGATGAAAGCGGGCTATATCACCTCACGCGTTAGCGTGCCGCAGCAACAAGCGGGTGATGGCGATCTCAGGCTACGCATCGACATCGGGCGCGTCGGCAACATCGCCTTTAGTACCGGCAGCAGCGATAACGTTCGCCTGGCGGCCGCCTTGCCGCTGCATCCGGGCGATCGGCTGGATCTGCGCGCCGTTGAACAGGGACTGGAGAATATGCAGCGTATTCCCCATGCCGACGTCGCGATTCAACTGGCGCCCGGCGCCCGGCCCGGCAGCAGCGATATCACCATTACGCGCCGGCAAAGCCGGGGCTGGCGCGCCGCGTTTTGGCTGGATGACGCCGGCAGCCGCTATACCGGACGCTACCAGGGGGGCGTGGCCTTCTATCTTGATAATCCGCTGGCGCTCAACGATCTGTTTTACCTCTCCTGCAGCCGGACGCTGGATAACCAGCCACAGCGCGGCAGCCGCAGTTATGCCCTCTGGTATTCGGCGCCCTACGGCTACTGGCTGCTGGATCTCTACGCCAGCGCGAACCGCTACAGCCAGCCGCTCAGCGGCGATCTGGCGGATTACGCCTGGCGCGGCAACAGCGATAACCTCAGCGTTCAGCTCGGCCGCCTGCTGCACCGCGACGCCACGCAGAAAACCACCCTCAGCGCCCGGGTGAGCCAGCGCCGCTATCGCTACTTTCTTAACGATACGGAGATCGCGCTGCAGCAAAAAACGCTGACCCATCTGCATCTGGCGCTCGCCCACCGCCACTATCTGCTAAACGGCGCGGTGGACGCCACGCTCGGCCTGCAGCGCAATACGCCCTGGTTCGGCAGCCGCCCCACTGCCGAGATGCGCTATAGCGGGTATCATCGCGCCGGCCGGCTGGCAACGCTCGATCTTCAGGCCTGGCTGCCGTTTCAGCTGGCCGGCGGTTCGATGAGCTATCAGCCGCGCTTGCTGCTGCAGGCCGCGCCGGACAAGCTGGTGACGCAGGACCGGTTCAGCATCGGCGGCCGCTGGAGCGTGCGCGGCTTTGACGGCGAACGCAGCCTGACCGGCAGCAGCGGCTGGTTTCTGAGCCATACCCTCACGCTGGATTTGCCGCAGCGCGATCGCCAGCTCTATATCGGCGCGGATTACGGGCGCATCCTTCGCCGTGACGACGGCGCGGAGCCGGGAAAAGAGCTGGCGGGCGGCGTGGTTGGCCTGCGCGGCGAGCGCTGGCGAACCGGCTATCATCTGTTCGCGGGCGCGCCTCTCTGGAAGCCCGCAGGCTTCAGGACGAATGCGCTGACGCTCGGTTTTCATCTGCAGTGGGAATATTAA
- a CDS encoding phosphoenolpyruvate hydrolase family protein, translated as MPAFNRQELLEKFRAMIARREPIIGGGAGTGLSAKCEEAGGIDLIVIYNSGRYRMAGRGSLAGLLAYGNANEIVVDMAKEVLPVVKKTPVLAGVNGTDPFCHFDKFLDDLKALGFSGVQNFPTVGLIDGNFRANLEETGMGYGLEVEMIRLAHQKDMLTTPYVFSAEDAAAMTEAGADIIVPHMGLTTGGNIGAETALKLEDCVPLINAWAQAAKAVREDVIVLCHGGPIATPEDAQYIMDNCPQCDGFYGASSMERLPTETALTNTTKQFKTIQR; from the coding sequence ATGCCTGCGTTTAATCGACAGGAGTTGCTGGAGAAATTCCGCGCCATGATCGCCCGCCGTGAGCCGATTATCGGCGGCGGTGCCGGCACCGGTCTCTCCGCGAAATGCGAAGAAGCGGGCGGTATCGATCTGATCGTTATTTATAACTCAGGCCGCTATCGCATGGCGGGGCGCGGTTCGCTTGCCGGGCTGCTGGCCTACGGCAACGCCAATGAGATCGTGGTGGATATGGCGAAAGAGGTGCTGCCGGTGGTGAAAAAGACCCCGGTGCTGGCCGGCGTCAACGGCACCGATCCTTTCTGCCATTTCGATAAGTTTCTCGACGATCTGAAGGCGCTGGGTTTTTCCGGCGTGCAAAACTTTCCTACCGTCGGCCTGATCGATGGCAACTTCCGCGCTAATCTGGAAGAGACCGGCATGGGCTATGGGCTGGAAGTGGAGATGATCCGTCTGGCGCACCAGAAAGATATGCTGACCACGCCTTACGTCTTCAGCGCGGAAGATGCGGCAGCGATGACCGAAGCGGGCGCGGATATTATCGTGCCGCATATGGGCTTAACCACCGGCGGCAATATCGGCGCGGAGACCGCGCTGAAGCTGGAAGACTGCGTGCCGTTGATCAACGCCTGGGCGCAGGCGGCGAAGGCAGTGCGCGAAGATGTGATCGTGCTGTGCCACGGCGGGCCGATCGCCACGCCGGAAGATGCGCAGTACATTATGGATAACTGTCCGCAGTGCGACGGTTTCTACGGCGCCAGCTCAATGGAGCGGCTGCCGACGGAAACCGCGTTAACCAATACAACGAAGCAGTTTAAAACTATTCAGCGTTAA
- a CDS encoding Tm-1-like ATP-binding domain-containing protein: MKTKEETGYIYVAATADTKGRELYYVRDLISKTGLQVKTVDLSTQSLSRVSTADVKPEEVAAFHPQGIEAVFCNDRGPAIAAMSLAFQNFLKSRHDVAAILGLGGSGGTAMVTPAMQALPVGVPKLMVSTMASGDISGYIGASDISMLYSVTDVAGLNRISRKVLGNAAHQIAGAVLFQPEENADDKPALGLTMFGVTTSCIQAVSQQLESAFDCLVFHATGSGGMAMEKLAESGMLAGVLDLTTTEVCDLLAGGVLACGDTRFDAIAHAQIPYVVSCGALDMVNFGHPSSVPEKYADRLFYYHNAQVTLMRTTPGENREIAKWIAAKLNRCEGEVRFLIPEGGFSAIDAPGMPFWSPEANEAFIATLEAELIPTEKRKIIKLPYNINDPEFADAAVQAFRTINTREF; the protein is encoded by the coding sequence ATGAAAACGAAAGAAGAAACCGGTTACATCTATGTGGCTGCAACGGCGGATACTAAAGGAAGGGAACTCTATTACGTTCGTGATTTGATAAGCAAAACTGGTCTTCAAGTAAAGACAGTTGACCTTTCAACACAATCACTTAGCCGCGTTTCCACGGCGGACGTCAAACCTGAAGAGGTCGCCGCGTTTCATCCGCAGGGCATCGAGGCGGTGTTCTGCAACGACCGTGGCCCGGCTATCGCCGCCATGAGTCTCGCTTTCCAGAATTTTCTCAAATCTCGTCACGACGTCGCCGCCATCCTCGGGCTGGGCGGATCGGGCGGCACCGCGATGGTGACCCCTGCAATGCAGGCGTTGCCGGTCGGCGTGCCGAAACTGATGGTCTCCACCATGGCATCCGGCGATATCTCCGGCTATATCGGTGCCAGCGATATCAGCATGCTCTATTCGGTGACCGACGTGGCGGGGCTTAACCGCATCTCGCGTAAGGTGCTGGGCAACGCCGCCCATCAGATTGCCGGCGCGGTGCTGTTTCAGCCAGAAGAGAACGCCGATGATAAGCCGGCGCTGGGGCTGACGATGTTTGGCGTTACGACGTCCTGCATTCAGGCGGTAAGCCAGCAGCTGGAAAGCGCGTTCGATTGTCTGGTTTTCCATGCTACCGGCAGCGGCGGCATGGCGATGGAGAAACTGGCGGAGAGTGGCATGCTGGCTGGCGTGCTGGATCTCACCACGACGGAAGTCTGCGATCTGCTGGCCGGCGGCGTACTGGCCTGCGGCGATACCCGCTTCGATGCGATCGCCCACGCGCAGATCCCTTATGTTGTTTCCTGCGGCGCGCTGGATATGGTCAATTTCGGCCATCCGTCGAGCGTGCCGGAAAAATATGCGGACCGGCTGTTCTATTACCACAATGCTCAGGTCACGCTCATGCGCACCACACCAGGGGAAAACCGCGAAATAGCGAAGTGGATCGCCGCCAAGCTAAATCGTTGCGAAGGAGAGGTACGGTTTCTGATCCCAGAAGGTGGATTTTCCGCCATCGACGCGCCGGGCATGCCATTCTGGTCGCCCGAAGCGAATGAGGCATTTATCGCCACGCTGGAAGCAGAGCTGATACCGACCGAAAAAAGAAAAATAATTAAATTACCTTATAACATTAATGATCCAGAATTTGCTGACGCTGCAGTTCAGGCGTTTCGTACTATCAACACCAGGGAGTTCTAA
- a CDS encoding TetR/AcrR family transcriptional regulator: MPMTSTRARTRRLLIETAMKMFDSGSFPSITEVAQAAQLSRATAYRYFPTQSALVSAIVTETLSPMKNFQPTQPDVSDRIDELLAFAFPRMLQHEGTLRAALHLSLTQWAQSRSTDLPVIKEKLVRGNRKQTLQRVVEPLRAELPPDLLQKVMYALSLVYGSEIFLVMKDIWGCDDDALQDVARWIAKAIVRQAREDAQSES, translated from the coding sequence ATGCCGATGACGTCCACGCGCGCCCGTACGCGCCGGCTATTAATTGAAACGGCAATGAAAATGTTCGATAGCGGCAGTTTTCCTTCGATTACCGAAGTGGCTCAGGCCGCCCAGCTATCGCGCGCCACGGCATATCGCTATTTCCCCACCCAAAGCGCCCTTGTTTCGGCCATCGTCACCGAAACGCTCAGCCCTATGAAAAACTTCCAGCCGACGCAGCCGGATGTTAGCGATCGCATCGACGAACTGCTGGCGTTCGCGTTCCCGCGTATGCTGCAGCACGAAGGCACGCTGCGCGCGGCTCTGCACCTTTCGCTGACGCAGTGGGCGCAGTCGCGCTCCACCGATCTGCCGGTGATCAAAGAGAAGCTGGTGCGCGGCAACCGCAAGCAGACTCTGCAGCGCGTGGTCGAGCCGCTGCGCGCCGAGCTGCCGCCCGACCTGCTGCAAAAGGTGATGTACGCGCTGTCGCTGGTTTACGGCTCTGAGATCTTTCTGGTAATGAAGGATATCTGGGGTTGCGATGATGATGCGCTGCAGGATGTCGCCCGCTGGATAGCCAAAGCGATCGTACGCCAGGCGCGTGAGGATGCGCAGTCAGAAAGCTGA
- a CDS encoding acyl-homoserine-lactone synthase produces MINFLDINYQKLSEQRSSELFILRKETFKDRLDWAVNCIDGMEFDEYDNEHTTYVFGIHNDNVLCSVRFIETRYPNMISHTFSPWFDKVELPQGNYIESSRFFVDKDRARSTDLYQYPISNMLFLAMVNYARHYGYEGIYTLVSHAMLRILKRSGWQISVVEQTLSEKKEKIYIVFLPVDDQSRDTLIEKANPDKLFIDKELAEWPLNFQPSQQPV; encoded by the coding sequence ATGATAAATTTTCTTGATATCAACTACCAAAAATTATCAGAACAGAGGTCAAGTGAACTCTTTATCCTGAGAAAGGAAACCTTTAAGGATCGTCTGGACTGGGCTGTTAACTGCATCGACGGCATGGAATTCGATGAGTATGATAATGAGCATACCACCTACGTTTTTGGCATCCATAACGATAACGTATTATGCAGCGTAAGATTTATCGAAACCCGCTATCCAAATATGATCAGCCATACCTTTTCGCCATGGTTTGATAAAGTCGAACTGCCGCAGGGCAACTATATTGAGTCAAGCCGCTTTTTCGTCGATAAAGATCGCGCGCGCAGCACCGATCTCTATCAATATCCCATCAGTAATATGCTGTTCCTGGCCATGGTGAATTATGCGCGCCATTACGGCTATGAGGGAATATATACGTTGGTCAGCCATGCGATGCTGCGCATTCTGAAACGTTCCGGCTGGCAAATCTCTGTGGTCGAACAAACGCTTTCTGAGAAAAAAGAGAAAATCTATATTGTTTTCCTTCCCGTCGACGATCAAAGCCGCGACACGCTGATTGAAAAAGCCAACCCGGATAAGCTTTTTATTGACAAAGAGTTAGCGGAGTGGCCGCTGAATTTTCAGCCTAGCCAGCAGCCGGTTTAA
- a CDS encoding helix-turn-helix transcriptional regulator, with product MSLFFTENQAIIDTAQHYFDRKLQQFGDLKYAYMVLNKKNPADMVIISNYPSEWVDIYKENNFQQIDPVVIASFTRIAPFSWDENITINTELNFSKIFNLSKNYKIVNGHTFILHDYYNNLALLSILMNENGVNETEAIVKEHEDKLQMLLIKVHDKIISLYRELDSSTAAKKQLSKDIFSPRENEILYWASVGKTYQEIALILGIKVSTVKFHIGNVVKKLGVMNAKHAIRMGVELQLIKPAAG from the coding sequence ATGTCACTATTTTTCACAGAAAATCAGGCGATCATCGACACCGCTCAGCATTATTTTGACCGAAAATTACAGCAGTTCGGTGATTTAAAATACGCCTATATGGTGTTAAACAAAAAAAATCCCGCCGACATGGTGATTATTTCCAACTATCCCTCAGAGTGGGTGGATATCTATAAAGAAAATAATTTTCAACAAATCGATCCGGTTGTTATCGCTTCCTTTACGCGTATTGCGCCTTTCTCATGGGATGAGAATATTACGATTAACACCGAGCTTAATTTTTCTAAAATATTTAACCTGTCAAAGAATTATAAAATTGTAAACGGACATACGTTTATTTTGCACGATTATTACAATAACCTCGCGCTGCTCTCAATTCTGATGAATGAAAATGGCGTCAATGAGACCGAGGCGATTGTTAAAGAGCATGAAGATAAGCTGCAGATGCTGCTGATAAAAGTGCATGACAAGATTATCTCGCTTTACCGTGAGCTGGACAGCAGCACCGCTGCTAAAAAGCAGTTAAGCAAAGATATTTTCTCGCCGCGTGAAAATGAGATCCTTTACTGGGCGAGCGTGGGTAAAACCTATCAGGAAATAGCGCTCATCCTGGGCATCAAAGTCAGCACGGTGAAATTTCACATCGGCAACGTGGTTAAAAAGCTGGGCGTGATGAACGCGAAACATGCCATCAGGATGGGCGTTGAGCTGCAGCTGATTAAACCGGCTGCTGGCTAG
- a CDS encoding alkene reductase, which yields MASLYQPVNIGALALKNRIVMAPLTRMRAIEARTPNEVMLKHYVQRASAGLILTEATSVSPQGVGYPSTPGIWSEEQVAGWRKITDAVHQADGKIVLQLWHVGRVSDPIHLDGDLPVAPSAIAPEGHVTLVRPQRPYVTPRALETDEIPAIVEDFRRAAENARQAGFDGVEIHAANGYLIDQFLHDGSNKRSDRYGGPIENRSRFLLEVVDAVLTVWSADRVGVHLNLMSNAYSMSDSNPPALFGYVAEQLGARNLAFIFAREALTQAEPIGPLVREKFSGAFIANEGITREEAEKLIEEGRADAVSFGKLFIANPDLVERFKRQAPLNALDNETIYRMEPPYERGYTDYPFLTE from the coding sequence ATGGCAAGCTTGTACCAGCCGGTAAACATCGGCGCACTGGCATTAAAAAACCGTATCGTGATGGCGCCGCTGACGCGTATGCGCGCGATCGAAGCGCGCACGCCGAATGAGGTAATGCTAAAGCACTATGTACAGCGCGCCAGCGCCGGCCTGATCCTCACCGAAGCGACCTCGGTATCGCCCCAGGGCGTCGGCTATCCCAGCACGCCGGGCATCTGGAGCGAAGAACAGGTCGCGGGCTGGCGTAAAATTACCGACGCGGTACATCAGGCGGACGGCAAAATTGTGCTGCAGCTCTGGCATGTCGGCCGCGTTTCCGATCCGATCCATCTCGACGGCGATCTGCCGGTCGCGCCCAGCGCCATCGCGCCGGAAGGCCATGTCACCCTGGTTCGTCCGCAGCGTCCTTACGTGACGCCGCGCGCGCTGGAGACCGATGAAATCCCCGCTATTGTGGAAGATTTCCGACGCGCGGCGGAAAACGCGCGTCAGGCGGGCTTCGATGGCGTCGAGATCCATGCTGCCAACGGCTACCTGATTGACCAGTTCCTGCATGACGGCTCCAACAAACGCAGCGACCGCTACGGTGGCCCGATTGAAAACCGCAGCCGCTTCCTGCTGGAAGTGGTTGACGCGGTGCTGACCGTCTGGTCGGCGGATCGCGTCGGCGTTCATCTGAATCTGATGTCCAACGCCTACTCAATGTCCGATTCCAACCCGCCGGCGCTGTTCGGCTATGTGGCGGAGCAGCTCGGCGCGCGCAATCTGGCGTTTATTTTCGCCCGCGAGGCGCTGACCCAGGCGGAGCCGATCGGGCCGCTGGTGCGGGAAAAATTCAGCGGCGCGTTTATCGCCAACGAAGGCATTACGCGTGAAGAGGCGGAGAAGCTGATTGAAGAAGGCCGGGCGGACGCAGTGAGCTTTGGCAAGCTGTTTATCGCCAACCCGGACCTGGTGGAGCGTTTCAAACGGCAGGCGCCGCTTAACGCGCTGGATAATGAGACCATCTATCGCATGGAGCCGCCTTACGAGCGCGGCTACACCGACTATCCGTTCCTGACGGAGTAA